In the genome of Pseudomonas sp. LBUM920, one region contains:
- a CDS encoding ABC transporter ATP-binding protein, protein MHDQPDRTDRLTWAEIRRLALRHKKSLWIANGVAVLATLCSVPIPLLLPLLVDEVLLGRGDAALKVMNNALPLGWQKAAGYIGLMLLLTLCLRCGALVFNVVQARLFARLAKDIVYRIRVRLIERLKRISLGEYESLGSGTVTTHLVTDLDTLDKFVGETLSRFLVAMLTLVGTSAILVWMHWQLALLILLFNPLVIYATVQLGKRVKHLKKLENDSTSRFTQALTETLDAIQEVRAGNRQGFFLGRLGQRAQEVRDYAIHSQWKTDASSRASGLLFQFGIDIFRAAAMLTVLFSDLSIGQMLAVFSYLWFMIGPVEQLLNLQYAYYAAGGALTRINELLARADEPQYAGGADPFTGRETVGIEVRGLNFGYGDELVLDQLNLAIAPGEKVAIVGASGGGKSTLVQLLLGLYTPQAGSIRFGGATQQEIGLATIRENVAVVLQHPALFNDTVRANLTMGRTRSDQACWQALEIAQLDATVKALPLGLDSVVGRSGVRFSGGQRQRLAIARMVLAEPKVVILDEATSALDAATEYNLHQALARFLSGRTTLIIAHRLSAVKQADRVLVFDGGHIAEDGDHQQLIADGGLYAKLYGHLQQVR, encoded by the coding sequence GTGCATGACCAGCCCGACCGTACCGACCGACTGACCTGGGCGGAGATTCGCCGCCTGGCCCTGCGCCACAAAAAATCGCTGTGGATTGCCAACGGCGTCGCTGTGCTGGCGACGTTGTGCAGCGTGCCGATTCCATTGCTGTTGCCTCTGCTGGTAGACGAAGTGTTGCTGGGCCGTGGCGATGCCGCGCTCAAGGTGATGAACAACGCGTTGCCCCTGGGCTGGCAGAAGGCGGCCGGTTATATCGGCCTGATGCTGTTGCTGACGCTGTGCCTGCGTTGCGGCGCACTGGTATTCAACGTGGTGCAGGCGCGGCTGTTTGCGCGGCTGGCGAAGGACATTGTCTACCGCATTCGCGTGCGCCTGATCGAGCGGCTCAAGCGCATTTCCCTTGGCGAATACGAAAGCCTGGGCAGCGGCACGGTTACCACGCACCTGGTCACCGACCTGGATACGCTGGACAAGTTTGTCGGCGAGACCCTCAGCCGCTTCCTGGTGGCCATGCTCACGCTGGTCGGCACTTCGGCGATTCTGGTGTGGATGCACTGGCAGTTGGCGCTGCTGATCCTGCTGTTCAATCCGTTGGTGATCTACGCCACGGTACAGCTGGGCAAACGCGTCAAACACTTGAAGAAGCTTGAAAACGACAGCACGTCGCGCTTTACCCAGGCATTGACCGAAACCCTCGACGCGATCCAGGAAGTGCGTGCGGGAAACCGCCAGGGCTTTTTCCTCGGACGCCTCGGCCAGCGCGCCCAGGAAGTGCGCGACTACGCGATCCATTCCCAATGGAAAACCGACGCCTCCAGCCGTGCCAGTGGCCTGTTGTTTCAGTTTGGCATCGACATCTTCCGCGCTGCGGCGATGCTCACGGTGCTGTTTTCCGACTTGTCCATCGGCCAGATGCTCGCGGTGTTCAGCTACCTGTGGTTCATGATCGGGCCGGTGGAGCAGTTGTTGAACCTGCAATACGCTTACTACGCGGCGGGCGGGGCGCTGACGCGGATCAACGAGCTGCTGGCGCGCGCCGACGAGCCGCAGTATGCCGGCGGCGCAGACCCGTTCACCGGGCGTGAGACCGTCGGCATCGAGGTGCGCGGCCTGAATTTCGGCTACGGCGACGAGCTGGTGCTCGATCAGTTGAACCTGGCCATTGCGCCGGGTGAGAAGGTTGCGATTGTCGGCGCCAGCGGCGGCGGCAAAAGTACCCTGGTGCAACTGCTGCTGGGGCTGTATACGCCGCAAGCCGGCAGCATTCGCTTCGGCGGGGCCACCCAGCAGGAAATCGGGCTTGCGACTATCCGCGAAAACGTCGCCGTGGTGCTGCAACACCCGGCGTTGTTCAACGACACCGTGCGCGCCAACCTGACCATGGGTCGCACCCGCAGCGATCAGGCCTGTTGGCAGGCACTGGAAATCGCCCAGCTGGATGCTACCGTCAAGGCACTGCCGCTGGGGCTGGACAGCGTAGTGGGGCGCTCCGGCGTACGGTTTTCCGGCGGTCAGCGTCAACGCCTGGCCATCGCGCGAATGGTGTTGGCCGAGCCCAAAGTGGTGATTCTGGATGAGGCCACGTCCGCCCTGGACGCCGCCACCGAATACAACCTGCACCAGGCGCTGGCGCGGTTTCTCAGTGGGCGTACTACACTGATCATCGCGCACCGGCTTTCAGCGGTGAAACAGGCTGACCGGGTACTGGTGTTTGATGGTGGGCACATCGCCGAGGATGGCGATCATCAGCAGCTGATCGCCGACGGTGGCCTGTACGCCAAGCTCTACGGGCATTTGCAGCAAGTTCGGTAA
- a CDS encoding DsbA family protein, with translation MCSWCWGFAPVAEALVEQAQAAGVELHLVVGGLRTGSGAALEPTTRRYILEHWQAVTEATGQPFTREGALPDGFVYDTEPACRAIVTARSLAPDCAWKLLGLIQRAFYVEGRDVTLASVLVDLAEEAGIPRIEFAGAFDRAEQHAATAADFTWVQDLGIAGFPTLLAERNGQLALLTNGYQPLSELSPLLARWLERATCA, from the coding sequence ATGTGTTCCTGGTGCTGGGGCTTTGCCCCGGTGGCCGAGGCGTTGGTCGAGCAGGCCCAGGCTGCGGGCGTGGAGCTGCACCTGGTGGTGGGCGGTTTGCGCACCGGCAGTGGCGCGGCGTTGGAGCCGACCACCCGGCGCTACATCCTTGAGCACTGGCAGGCGGTCACCGAGGCCACCGGTCAGCCGTTCACGCGTGAAGGCGCACTGCCCGATGGTTTTGTCTATGACACCGAGCCCGCGTGCCGCGCCATCGTCACGGCGCGCAGCCTGGCGCCGGATTGCGCGTGGAAGCTGCTGGGGCTGATCCAGCGCGCGTTTTACGTCGAGGGCCGCGATGTGACGCTGGCCAGCGTGCTGGTAGATCTGGCCGAGGAGGCGGGCATCCCGCGTATCGAGTTTGCCGGCGCGTTCGACCGCGCCGAGCAGCACGCCGCGACGGCCGCTGATTTCACCTGGGTGCAGGATCTGGGCATTGCCGGTTTCCCGACCCTGCTGGCTGAGCGGAACGGTCAGTTGGCCTTGTTGACCAACGGCTACCAGCCGCTGTCCGAGCTGTCGCCATTGCTCGCCCGCTGGTTGGAGCGAGCCACCTGTGCATGA
- a CDS encoding rhodanese-related sulfurtransferase produces the protein MTQPIVVAALYKFVTLEDYVALREPLLQAMVDNGIKGTLLIAEEGINGTVSGSREGIDGLMAWLKNDPRMDDIDHKESYCDDQPFYRTKVKLKKEIVTLGVEGVDPNKKVGTYVDPKDWNALISDPQVLLIDTRNDYEVSIGTFEGAIDPKTTSFREFPDYIKANFDPAKHKKVAMFCTGGIRCEKASSYMLSEGFDEVYHLKGGILKYLEEVPQEETKWQGDCFVFDNRVTVRHDLSEGDYDQCHACRTPVSVEDRASEHYVAGISCPHCWDKLPEKTRRSAIDRQKQIELAKARNMPHPIGFNYKQTPSEA, from the coding sequence ATGACTCAACCGATTGTCGTGGCGGCACTGTATAAGTTCGTCACCCTCGAAGATTACGTCGCCCTGCGCGAGCCACTGCTGCAGGCGATGGTCGACAACGGCATCAAAGGCACGTTACTGATCGCCGAAGAAGGCATCAACGGCACCGTTTCCGGCAGCCGCGAAGGCATTGATGGCCTGATGGCCTGGCTGAAGAACGACCCACGCATGGACGACATCGACCACAAAGAGTCGTACTGCGATGACCAGCCGTTCTACCGCACCAAGGTCAAGCTCAAGAAAGAGATCGTGACCCTGGGCGTCGAAGGCGTCGACCCGAATAAAAAAGTCGGCACCTACGTCGACCCCAAAGACTGGAACGCGCTGATCAGCGACCCGCAAGTACTGTTGATCGACACCCGTAACGATTACGAAGTGTCCATTGGCACCTTTGAAGGCGCGATTGACCCGAAGACCACCAGTTTTCGCGAATTTCCCGACTACATCAAAGCCAACTTCGACCCGGCCAAGCACAAGAAAGTCGCCATGTTCTGCACCGGCGGCATTCGCTGCGAAAAGGCGTCGAGCTACATGCTCAGCGAAGGCTTTGACGAGGTTTACCACCTCAAGGGCGGCATTCTGAAGTACCTCGAAGAGGTGCCGCAGGAAGAGACCAAATGGCAGGGCGACTGCTTTGTGTTCGACAACCGCGTGACTGTGCGCCACGACTTGAGCGAAGGCGACTACGATCAATGTCATGCCTGCCGTACACCGGTCAGCGTCGAAGACCGCGCGTCCGAGCACTATGTGGCTGGCATCAGCTGCCCGCATTGCTGGGATAAGCTGCCGGAGAAGACCCGTCGCAGCGCGATTGACCGGCAAAAGCAGATCGAGCTGGCCAAGGCCCGCAATATGCCGCACCCGATTGGCTTCAACTATAAGCAAACCCCTTCCGAGGCCTGA
- a CDS encoding BolA family transcriptional regulator gives MNMQQRIETALAALSPQHVSVLDESHMHSRGLQTHFKAVLVSQQFEGLNRVKRHQTVYATLGDLMSEFHALALHTYTPEEWAKIDAAPASPTCAGGH, from the coding sequence ATGAACATGCAACAGCGTATCGAAACGGCGCTCGCCGCCCTGAGCCCGCAACACGTGAGCGTGCTGGATGAAAGCCATATGCACAGCCGTGGGTTGCAGACCCACTTCAAGGCCGTGCTGGTCAGCCAGCAGTTCGAGGGGCTTAACCGCGTCAAGCGCCATCAGACGGTCTACGCCACGCTGGGTGACCTGATGAGCGAGTTTCATGCGTTGGCGCTGCATACCTACACGCCTGAAGAATGGGCGAAAATCGACGCAGCCCCGGCCTCGCCGACCTGCGCCGGAGGGCATTGA
- a CDS encoding DUF2059 domain-containing protein, translating to MTRLRAICTAVALVCASGQVFADTASHNASAEAFLTLAHADKLGTPVYMQVQQMFAQRFEQTKAPAAKQSVLDSYQAKANAALDQAIGWPKLKPDMVKLYTTNFSESELKDLVAFYQSPLGKKVLEKMPQLTQQSAQMTQAKLESAVPVVNKLLEDMTNELTPKAAAPAKKK from the coding sequence ATGACTCGTCTTCGTGCCATCTGTACCGCGGTTGCTCTGGTTTGCGCCAGCGGCCAAGTCTTTGCCGATACCGCCAGCCATAACGCCAGTGCCGAAGCCTTCCTTACCCTGGCCCACGCTGACAAGCTGGGTACCCCGGTGTACATGCAAGTGCAGCAAATGTTCGCCCAGCGTTTCGAACAGACCAAGGCGCCTGCCGCCAAGCAGTCCGTACTGGACAGCTACCAGGCCAAGGCCAACGCCGCGCTGGACCAGGCCATCGGCTGGCCGAAGCTGAAACCGGACATGGTCAAGCTTTACACCACCAACTTCAGCGAATCCGAACTCAAGGACCTGGTTGCCTTCTACCAGTCGCCACTGGGCAAGAAAGTCCTGGAAAAAATGCCGCAGCTGACCCAGCAGTCGGCACAGATGACCCAGGCCAAGCTGGAAAGCGCTGTGCCGGTAGTCAACAAGCTGTTGGAAGACATGACCAACGAGCTGACGCCAAAAGCCGCCGCACCGGCCAAGAAGAAGTAA
- a CDS encoding class II fumarate hydratase, translated as MSRIETDSLGEVHVPDDAYWGAQTQRSLVNFAIGEQRMPLAVLHALALIKKAAARVNDRNGDLPADIARLIEQAADEVLDGQHDDQFPLVVWQTGSGTQSNMNANEVIAGRANELSGQPRGGKSPVHPNDHVNRSQSSNDCFPTAMSIATVQAINKQLLPAITNLSGGLAELSARHMKLVKTGRTHMMDATPITFGQEVSAFIAQLDYAERAIRSALPPVCELAQGGTAVGTGLNSPHGFGEAIAAELAALSGLPFVTAPNKFAALSGHEPLVTLHGALKTLAVALMKIANDLRLLGSGPRAGLAEVKLPANEPGSSIMPGKVNPTQCEALSMLACQVLGNDVTIGIAASQGHLQLNVYKPVIIHNLLESIRLLADGCNNFQEHCIAGLEPDAEQMAEHLERGLMLVTALNPHIGYDKSAQIAKKAYAEGLTLREAALALGFLTDEEFDQWVRPENMLEAGH; from the coding sequence ATGAGCCGTATCGAAACCGACAGCCTGGGAGAAGTGCATGTCCCGGATGACGCTTACTGGGGCGCGCAGACCCAACGCTCGCTGGTGAATTTCGCCATCGGCGAGCAACGCATGCCATTGGCTGTGCTGCATGCCCTGGCCCTGATCAAGAAGGCAGCGGCGCGGGTCAACGACCGCAATGGCGACTTGCCTGCCGATATCGCCCGCCTGATCGAACAGGCCGCCGATGAAGTGCTCGACGGTCAGCATGACGACCAGTTCCCACTGGTGGTCTGGCAGACCGGCAGCGGCACCCAGAGCAACATGAACGCCAACGAAGTGATCGCCGGCCGCGCCAACGAGCTGTCGGGCCAGCCCCGCGGTGGCAAAAGCCCGGTGCACCCGAACGATCATGTCAACCGCTCCCAAAGCTCCAACGACTGCTTCCCCACCGCCATGAGCATCGCGACGGTGCAGGCGATCAACAAGCAACTGTTGCCGGCGATCACCAACCTGTCAGGTGGGCTGGCGGAGCTGTCGGCGCGGCACATGAAGCTGGTCAAGACCGGCCGCACGCACATGATGGACGCCACGCCGATCACTTTTGGCCAGGAAGTCTCGGCGTTTATCGCCCAGCTCGACTACGCCGAACGCGCGATCCGCAGCGCCCTGCCCCCGGTGTGCGAACTGGCCCAGGGCGGCACCGCCGTCGGCACCGGGCTCAACTCGCCCCACGGCTTTGGCGAGGCGATTGCTGCCGAGTTGGCCGCCTTGTCGGGGCTGCCCTTTGTGACCGCCCCGAACAAATTCGCCGCCCTCTCCGGCCACGAGCCGCTGGTAACCTTGCACGGCGCGCTGAAAACCCTCGCGGTGGCGCTGATGAAAATCGCCAACGACCTGCGCCTGCTGGGTTCCGGCCCGCGCGCCGGGTTGGCCGAGGTCAAGTTGCCAGCCAACGAGCCGGGCAGCTCGATCATGCCGGGCAAGGTCAACCCGACTCAATGCGAAGCGCTGTCGATGCTGGCCTGCCAAGTGCTGGGCAATGACGTGACCATCGGCATTGCCGCCAGCCAGGGCCACTTGCAGTTGAACGTGTACAAGCCGGTGATCATCCACAACCTGCTGGAATCGATCCGCCTGCTGGCCGACGGTTGCAACAACTTCCAGGAACACTGCATTGCCGGCCTTGAGCCGGATGCCGAGCAAATGGCCGAACACCTGGAACGCGGCCTGATGCTGGTGACCGCGCTCAACCCGCACATTGGCTACGACAAGTCGGCGCAGATCGCCAAGAAGGCGTATGCCGAGGGCCTGACGCTGCGTGAAGCCGCACTGGCGCTGGGCTTCTTGACTGATGAAGAGTTCGACCAGTGGGTACGCCCGGAAAACATGCTCGAGGCCGGCCACTAA
- a CDS encoding DMT family transporter — translation MHISSGRWVYGFGLTLLTAFLWGILPIKLKQVLLVMDPVTVTWFRLVVAGSCLFIYLALTQRLPSRKVLGPKGGWLVAMAVCGLVGNYVLYLVGLKMLSPGTAQLVVQMGPIFLMVASVFVFKERFSLGQGVGLVVLIIGFGLFFNQRLVEMLTSLGTYTAGVLTILLATTIWVFYALGQKQLLTVWNSLQVMMVIYLSCAALLTPWAHPLEALQLSPLQGWLLLACCMNTLVAYGAFAEALAHWEASRVSATLALTPLVTFVAVALAAWLWPAFVQAEEINALGYVGALVVVLGSATVALAPSLLAGLRARRLRLAS, via the coding sequence ATGCACATCTCTTCCGGCCGCTGGGTTTATGGCTTTGGCTTGACCCTGCTGACCGCGTTCCTGTGGGGCATCCTGCCGATCAAACTCAAACAAGTGTTGCTGGTGATGGACCCGGTCACCGTCACCTGGTTTCGCCTGGTTGTCGCCGGTAGCTGCTTGTTTATCTACTTGGCCCTCACCCAACGCCTGCCCAGCCGCAAAGTGCTCGGCCCAAAAGGCGGTTGGCTGGTAGCCATGGCGGTGTGCGGGCTGGTGGGCAATTACGTGTTGTACCTGGTAGGCCTGAAAATGCTCAGCCCCGGCACGGCCCAGTTGGTGGTGCAGATGGGGCCGATCTTTCTGATGGTCGCCAGCGTGTTTGTGTTCAAGGAGCGTTTCAGCCTGGGCCAGGGTGTTGGCCTGGTGGTGTTGATCATCGGCTTCGGGCTGTTCTTCAATCAACGCCTGGTGGAAATGCTCACGTCCCTGGGCACCTACACCGCCGGGGTGCTGACGATTCTGCTCGCCACCACCATCTGGGTGTTTTACGCCTTGGGCCAGAAGCAGTTGCTGACGGTGTGGAATTCGCTGCAGGTGATGATGGTGATCTACCTGTCGTGCGCCGCGTTGCTCACGCCGTGGGCGCATCCGCTGGAGGCGCTGCAGTTGAGCCCGCTGCAAGGCTGGCTGTTGCTGGCGTGCTGCATGAATACGCTGGTGGCTTACGGTGCGTTTGCCGAAGCGTTGGCGCATTGGGAGGCCTCGCGGGTCAGTGCGACGTTGGCGCTGACGCCCTTGGTGACGTTTGTGGCGGTGGCGTTGGCGGCGTGGCTATGGCCGGCGTTTGTGCAGGCCGAAGAGATCAACGCCTTGGGCTACGTCGGGGCGCTGGTGGTGGTGCTGGGGTCGGCGACGGTGGCGCTGGCGCCGTCGTTGCTGGCGGGGCTCAGGGCTCGGCGGCTGCGGCTGGCGTCTTGA
- a CDS encoding thiolase family protein gives MREVVIVDSVRTGLAKSFRGKFNQTRPDDMAAHCVNALLSRNGIDPATVEDCIVGAGSNEGAQGYNIGRNVAVLSQLGTGTAGMTLNRFCSSGLQAIAIAANQIASGCSDIIVAGGVESISLTLKSVNTDNLINPLLQEQVPGIYFPMGQTAEIVARRYNVSREAQDRYALQSQQRTAQAQADGLFDDEIVPMTVTYKVEDKHTGAVQILEGVVDRDDCNRPDTTLASLQGLKPVFAEDGSVTAGNSSQLSDGASMTLVMSLEKALALGLKPKAFFRGFTVAGCEPDEMGIGPVFSVPKLLKAKGLQVADIDLWELNEAFASQCLYARDRLAIDNAKYNVNGGSISIGHPFGMTGSRQVGHLVRELQRRNLRYGVVTMCVGGGMGATGLFEAVR, from the coding sequence ATGCGTGAAGTAGTGATCGTCGACAGCGTGCGAACCGGCCTGGCCAAATCCTTTCGTGGCAAGTTCAACCAGACCCGTCCCGACGACATGGCGGCCCATTGCGTGAATGCACTGCTGAGCCGTAATGGCATCGACCCGGCGACGGTCGAGGATTGCATCGTCGGTGCCGGTTCCAACGAAGGCGCGCAGGGCTACAACATCGGGCGCAATGTGGCAGTGCTCTCGCAATTGGGCACGGGCACGGCAGGCATGACCCTCAACCGGTTCTGCTCCTCGGGCTTGCAGGCGATCGCGATCGCGGCCAACCAGATCGCCTCGGGTTGCAGCGACATCATCGTCGCCGGTGGCGTTGAATCGATCAGCCTGACCCTCAAAAGCGTCAACACCGACAACCTGATCAACCCGCTGCTGCAAGAGCAGGTGCCGGGCATCTACTTCCCGATGGGCCAGACCGCCGAAATCGTCGCGCGGCGCTATAACGTCAGCCGCGAAGCGCAGGACCGCTACGCCCTGCAGAGCCAGCAGCGCACCGCGCAGGCCCAGGCCGACGGGTTGTTCGACGATGAAATCGTGCCGATGACGGTCACGTACAAGGTCGAGGACAAGCACACCGGCGCGGTGCAGATCCTTGAAGGCGTGGTGGATCGCGATGACTGCAACCGCCCGGACACCACGCTGGCCAGCCTGCAAGGGCTCAAACCGGTGTTTGCCGAAGACGGCTCGGTGACGGCTGGCAACTCCTCGCAGCTGTCCGATGGCGCGTCGATGACACTGGTGATGAGCCTGGAAAAAGCCCTGGCGCTGGGGCTCAAGCCCAAGGCGTTTTTCCGCGGGTTTACCGTGGCCGGTTGCGAGCCGGACGAGATGGGCATTGGCCCGGTGTTTTCGGTGCCCAAATTGCTCAAGGCCAAGGGCTTGCAGGTAGCGGATATCGACCTGTGGGAACTCAACGAGGCGTTTGCCTCGCAGTGCCTGTATGCGCGCGACCGCCTGGCGATCGACAACGCCAAATACAACGTCAATGGCGGCTCGATTTCCATCGGGCACCCGTTCGGCATGACCGGTTCGCGACAAGTCGGGCATTTGGTGCGCGAGCTGCAACGACGCAACCTGCGTTACGGCGTGGTCACCATGTGCGTGGGCGGCGGCATGGGCGCCACTGGGCTCTTCGAAGCCGTACGCTAG
- the pap gene encoding polyphosphate:AMP phosphotransferase yields the protein MFESAEIGHAIDKDTYEAEVPALREALLEVQYELQQQKRFPVIILINGIEGAGKGETVKLLNEWMDPRLIEVRTFDQQTDEELARPPAWRYWRQLPAKGRMGIFFGNWYSQMLQSRVHGEIKDARLDQAIAGAERLEKMLCDEGALIFKFWFHLSKKQMKARLKALADDPLHSWRISPLDWQQSETYDKFVHFGERILRRTSRDYAPWHVIEGVDAHYRSLTVGKILLEGLQNALKLPKGKASGMNPAPLLASVDQKSLLDSLDMTLSLDKDDYEEQLITEQARFSGLMRDKRMRRHALVTVFEGNDAAGKGGAIRRVAAALDPRQYHIVPIAAPSEDERAQPYLWRFWQKIPARGMFTVFDRSWYGRVLVERIEGFCTPADWMRAYGEINDFEEQLRDAGVIVVKFWLAIDKDTQLERFQARENIPFKRFKITEDDWRNRDKWDDYRAAVGDMVDRTSTEISPWTLVEANDKRWARVKVLRTINRALEEAFDKTDKHDKKKKKK from the coding sequence ATGTTCGAATCCGCCGAAATCGGTCACGCCATCGACAAAGACACCTATGAAGCCGAAGTGCCGGCCCTGCGCGAAGCGTTGCTGGAAGTGCAGTACGAGCTGCAGCAGCAGAAGCGCTTCCCGGTGATTATCTTGATCAACGGCATTGAGGGCGCCGGCAAGGGCGAGACCGTCAAGCTGCTTAACGAATGGATGGACCCGCGCCTGATCGAAGTGCGTACCTTTGACCAGCAGACCGACGAAGAACTGGCGCGCCCACCGGCCTGGCGCTACTGGCGGCAATTGCCGGCCAAAGGCCGCATGGGCATTTTTTTCGGCAATTGGTACAGCCAGATGCTGCAAAGCCGCGTGCACGGCGAGATCAAGGATGCACGCCTGGACCAGGCCATCGCCGGTGCCGAGCGCCTGGAAAAAATGCTCTGCGACGAAGGCGCGCTGATCTTCAAGTTCTGGTTTCACCTGTCCAAGAAACAGATGAAAGCACGACTCAAGGCGTTGGCCGATGACCCGCTGCACAGCTGGCGCATCAGCCCGCTGGACTGGCAGCAGTCCGAGACCTACGACAAATTTGTGCATTTTGGTGAGCGCATCCTGCGCCGCACCAGCCGCGACTACGCGCCATGGCATGTGATCGAAGGGGTCGATGCGCACTACCGCAGCCTCACCGTGGGCAAGATCCTGCTCGAGGGCCTGCAAAATGCACTGAAGTTACCCAAGGGCAAGGCCAGCGGCATGAACCCGGCGCCGTTGTTGGCCTCGGTGGATCAGAAGAGCCTGCTCGACAGCCTCGACATGACCTTGAGCCTGGACAAGGACGATTACGAAGAACAGCTGATCACCGAGCAGGCGCGTTTCTCCGGCCTGATGCGTGACAAACGCATGCGCAGGCACGCGCTGGTCACCGTGTTCGAAGGCAACGATGCGGCGGGCAAGGGCGGGGCGATCCGGCGTGTGGCGGCGGCGCTGGACCCGCGTCAGTACCACATCGTGCCGATTGCCGCGCCGAGTGAAGACGAGCGTGCCCAACCGTACCTGTGGCGGTTCTGGCAGAAGATTCCGGCGCGCGGCATGTTCACGGTGTTCGACCGCTCGTGGTACGGGCGCGTGCTGGTGGAGCGCATCGAAGGTTTCTGCACCCCGGCGGACTGGATGCGCGCCTACGGCGAGATCAATGACTTTGAAGAGCAGTTGCGCGATGCCGGTGTGATCGTGGTCAAGTTCTGGCTGGCGATTGACAAGGACACCCAGCTGGAGCGCTTCCAGGCCCGCGAGAACATCCCGTTCAAGCGCTTCAAAATTACTGAAGACGACTGGCGCAATCGCGACAAGTGGGATGACTACCGTGCCGCCGTGGGCGACATGGTCGACCGTACCAGCACTGAAATCTCGCCCTGGACGCTGGTCGAAGCCAACGACAAGCGCTGGGCGCGGGTCAAGGTGCTGCGCACCATCAACCGCGCGCTGGAAGAGGCGTTCGACAAAACCGACAAGCACGACAAGAAGAAAAAGAAAAAATAG